GATAATTATATCTTACGTTAACTCACTGGTCGTATCCGACGTCCGCAGAGCTGGCAGCAGACGTGCTCGTGGGCGTTGGAGGCGGAAGGCGGGTCGGGATGCGCGGGCGTGACGTGCGTGAGCGCCGCGCGCACGCCGCTGGGCGCTGCGCACGCCGTGCTCGCCACGCCGCACCACCTGCACCTGTTGGCGCGCGACACGCATCACTACGTGAGTGCCGGCGCACATAAATAGAACTTCGTTCCTAATTTTAATGTTAATCAGATCACGATTCGTAGATTAAAACTAGAACAAAACATAGTATGTGAATCAcggtttaattaaatataatctcGCTCAGCTGCTGTCGCGGCCGGTGGGGACGGGCGGCGGGGCGGGTGCGGCGCCCGAGGCGTCGGCGGGGGCCGGGACGCCGCCCAAGAAGACCAAGTACGGGTCGGGGGCGCAGACGGTGAGTGGCGGGTCGTCGGGGGCGGGCGGGGCTCGGTGTGTGCGGCGGAGTGACGCGGTGTGTGCAcagggcggcggcgcgggcagcGGGGGCGGGGCGACGGTGCGGGCGGCGGACATGTCGGCGCTGGGCGGCGTGGTGGTGTGCGTGGACTCGCGGTCGCAGCTGCACGCGTGGCGGGTGGCGGCGCCGGCGGCGGACATCCCCACGCCGCTGTCGGTGACGGCAACGGCGGGCGCGCTGGAGTACGCGCTCGTCGCCGGTCTCGACGCGCTCGACCTGCTCGTCACGCTCAAGCCCAACGTCGTCGACGCCGTCTGCGAGAGGTGACCACAGACACGAACACGCAAACACATACACGATCCTACTCGTACGTGCCTCAGTCTGCTTTGTTAATGATACGAGTCTACAAATCCATGTGGCAGTCGTTGTCtatcaaattgaaaaaaaaaaaactttgtccTATTCTATTTAAACTTTGGCGACATTGATTTTAACAcacatatgtatattttttttattttgaccgACTCCAAATCCAACAAGTCGTTGAAAACACACCAGTAACCAGTatcacggccaccagtagaaatgcgaaagtatagacacaCTGTGGACATatacttaaggtgccgttccgatctttaccgcggccaatcgcgaccgacaataattatttttaacaaaaaattaaaaccgacttccaaggtaaaaacaataataatatgaactaaaaagtattaaacaattcttactctataatagtgcctttttcagaattcgtctaaatctcaactatttctgtacatacaacagtcttcattactttgaagtcggtaccagctaattttatcgtgagttcagtcaatgtcagaatatctgaagcttttgggactggtaccgacttcaaagtaatgatgACTgttgtatgtacagaaatagttgagatttagacgaattctgaaaaaggcactatcatagagtaagaattatttaatactttttagtttttttgcttataatttattttactttaacgcgatGTCAccttaagacgtatactgcaaaaaacgtgcagTATTGTGCAGATGAACTTAACCTTACGCTACTATAGTACTATAGTATAGTActatttacatactaattattgttatttattcacGAAATAGTTATAATGTTAGTGTGTGTGTGGGGCGTGGGCAGGCTGACGGAGAACTTCCAGCGACAGCCGGCGGCGTTCCAGCAGTACTACTACCACGGCTGGCTCAAGCTGCGCATAGCGCTCTACAGGTACACACTACACGATGCTATATTTGTCGAACGTGTCGAAATGTCTTAAATTCATTTAGTATTTAGCTCGTAACGTTAAAAATCTCAATTCAGTTCGATCGATACCAGATTTTGCTTGCGTATTTATCGAGTTCGTATTACGCTCGTCGTATTGCCCGCATTGAGAGGATAAAAGAGAATAATTCAGTCCTCAGACCATTCCTTCGGAGATTTAGTTGTACCAGAACCTTCTGCATTCAACGAGTTAGCCACCTCTTGCCACAAGTGGAATGACTCAGCTCTTCCATGCGCACTGTTGTTGTATCCACGTGCTCTAGCTAGATTAGGGTGTTGCTCAAGgaaatctattaaaatattcCACTGACCCTCAGACACTCTGCTAGGCAGACGTTTCTCCATTGTACCTAAAAGAAGTGTTAGGAATTAAATCAAACTTGAACAATTACTCTTCTTATcaaatgtaataaaatcaaaCAATTGAATTACGTACATCAAAATGTTAGcaattcattacaaataattttcttctttttttcaatataactaagtacatataaattaattataatattgattattaaTCTACCACATGTAGTAATATAATTGTACAAGTAAATGTATATTTCCTATTTATGAATTAAGATAAGTGTACTTACTCAGTAATTCCAAAAACTTTATGCAAGTTCAAAAATTTCGAGACTTTACGTCTTGCGATGCAAAGAGCCACTGATTTGAAGAACAACACAATCCTAACAAAACGAGAGCAGTAAAAAACTTTGCTAAAATCGAATTCCAtcgtaaaacttaatttttttcgtcttgGTGAGTTTCCATAAACTTCCCACAACGCAGCTTGTGTGAGCCACCAAATTAACCGAGATTTATTGCTCAAAACTCAAGTGTTTCGCCCTAATGCAGTTTTAACATTGGTGGTTGAAGTGTTCGTagatttttttcacaaaaaattcTAGTTCTCAACACCAATGACCaacgtaaacaaataaaattgcatttttatgGTTGACATTTGACAATTAGAAGATTATGACACTTAAGACGTTTATTTCTTGCCAGTCGTATAAAACGAAactttttctgatattttttactttaaactcGAGTTTTTTACCGTACATTTGATCGCTTTCATCGATTTTTAAcaagaaatattattactttgtaagacaaaacatttttgactcacaattttaatacaaatacaGATAATCGGTAAGGTCGCTTAAAAtcgattaaattatttttatgtggcAACATACGCCAGAAATATGAATCTACGGATGAATTGAATTGGAGCAGTATTGATAGAGAATGCGTCCATTTTACGAAATTTTAGAGGAACTGCTAAGAATTCGGTAATTGAATTCTTTTTAGCAGTATTGCGTAATGTGGCCTTTTTAGGCCCGCAGTTCTTTGAAAATCGATACTATAAAATCTACTCACACGATCCAagcattaaataaaaagtaaaaaataatatcggTAAACATGTACGAGTAATctaagtatgtaagtaagtacAATACTTTGTTAATGTTAACGATATGCACTTAACCCGGTCCAGCTTGAGCGCGGGCGGGTCGGGGAGCGCGGCGGCGTTGACGGCGCTGCAGATGTGCCACGCGGcgtgggcggcgggcgcggcggccgCCAGACCCGACCCCGAcgcgcccgcgccgctcgcCGCGCTGCTCGACGACGCGCCCGACGACAAGGTACCGCCCTCACCCCACCACCCCGCCTCGCACGACCCCGCCGACTCCCCCTGACGCTTCCCTCTGCCGCAGAGCCTGTTGGCGCTGGAGGCCAAGCTGGACACGTCGAGCGACCCCGCGCTGCCGGCGGCGCTGCAGCCGCTGCAGGGGCTGCGGCGGCCGCTGCAGCGCGCGGTGCACACGGTGCTAACGGCGCTGGCGGCGCTGCACGCGGCGGGTGGGGCGGCGGCGCCGGGCGGGTACGAGCTGTGGGCGGACGCGGCGGCGGTGTCGCTGCTGCGGCGGCTGGTGCTGGCGGCGCGCGCGTGTGGCTGCGGCGGCGACGCACTGTCCCGCCCACTCGCCCGCCTCGCCGCCGCCCTCACCGCcgccccgcccgccgccgccaccgccaAGCCCGATCTCCTCGGTGAGTATTACGCGGCATCGCAATGTTTATTGCAATTGAAGACGCGAGTGAAAGAAGCATGTAAGACACAGTTAAAAACttgccgttttttttttgcttaaatgtaggttttttttaatttatttaaatcaggctacgtagacCCATACAATATATCCCTtagtgactaacatacataaaattacatatacttaattacattttatcacgaattaacggcgacgtgacgcgcgtttctttccggagtctcccctggaaccttcggtaaaccacagcagtcggccagaatttctccgcttcaaaggtcggaaGAAGATGGGTcagcactctcaccacaaaggaactaaagTTGACGTTGTGGCGAGACTGCCGACGCTCGATCCTCAAGtagagggatgtcttcttactgatgtagtccacgacgttagcaggctgacgacgtcgacgttgtccaacgtgacgggcggcagcttgtgcagctctttagccacaaaagccTAAACCTCATTTGGATcggtctgcttcagcagggacaTGATGTCCTTCACGCTCCTTTCGTTTCCGTCTATTCGTCGGgacggcatgttcgcgctctggccgagcgtctcatacagcagctgcttccccTTGCAAATCTTCTCACTGGTGatggaggacttgcagatctgaaTGATGTTGACCTCGtccatggtgtcgatggcgtgctggatgaacgccagcaactcattggccacgagcgccatggtcacgtgcagcggcaatgtgccgcgcgattcgcgaaaatattaattatagtcCAATCAGTATAGGAAGTTCacctcggaattcgagatacccagctgtaagtctgtaaatatttctatattggcaccctaaatgttgtctcaaaacctacatacgagggctgccttttaagttgTGTCGTTTGTAAACTTCCTGCGATCtgttttaacccccgacaaaaagtggggtgttataagtttgacgtgtctgtctgtctgtctgtggcatcgtagcatccaaacgggtgggcggattttgatctagttttctTTGTtcgaaagctgacttaattgagagtgttcttagctatagttcatcatcatcaacctaCTCCGTGCTGAATAATcgtggttcgtgaagggcctattagcaacttgcagtcgtttggtgggctttattgcattctagttcgtgacatttatgaatatttacacattaatggaaagttgacctggtgctgcagcatcacctggtaatcaataggatacccaactcctcaccaacttagagcaatggtttcgtgtgtgggctcattttaattgcgaccactagtaagacgtagctaaccaataaatttttgcatgctgctgctgcagaaTCCAGGTGTTACTATAGGAGccagctccatatgaacccaaagtggaggtttcatgtttggactcatattgacggcctcatccaaaaggacattcctagggCATTCATTgggatgtatgtatgtatggaatgtagatgtttgatttcccacagcattatagtttaagggtcagttttcagcgaaccaaatcgagataatcagtaacatggcgatacaaaatacactgttggcggtcccccgacacaccgtgacaacaattaaagtcagtaaaatatactatttcattactttttaaagttgtttggcggggttttttaaatttcttaattaaaagcttttatttaacttgctctgtatgtaagtatgtatgttacggtggaattttggaactcaattttaaggtatATTTAACcaattgagctgaaattttgcatacgcgttaagtttggatgaccatgcacgatatgATATGTGACATCAcgctaaatccaatatggccgaccatccaagatggcgaaataattattttctatgcattcctacaatatggatattaaacgaaagggctttttgagagtaactcaaaaacgaatgtaatttcagtctacatccaacatggcggttcatccaagataggggaatagttatttttaatgcacttctgcaatatgggtatcaaatgaaagggctaattgagagtaaattgaaaaataatattaaagtcgTGTCGtgcgtgtcatgtcgtgtcttgtcgtgacgtgacgtgaagtgtcgtgtcgtgacgtgacgtgtcgtgtcgtgacgtgacgttacgtgtcgtgtcgtgactttacatgacgtcacgtgacgtgacgtgaaatgtCGTGACTGATAGCCGGGTATCAtaaaatgcccggttgaatccagtcacttttttaaaatgaaatttaactttttagtcatgcagaaatctagccagagataactaaaaaacaaaaaataaattataaacaaaaaggtttttgaaaaaaagcttttatttaaatagtctaaaaagaagaaaataagattctccttaaaagttttaactattaagttataatcctcaatatattatacaatttgcatgataataaaagcttgtcgcgagacttaacaataaatttattaaaatttggcctatttttcctctataactgTACGAAACCCTCAGTGCGCGAGtctgacacgcacttggccactttttaaaattaattaaataagcaATGTGAGAATAAAagaaacaaccattaaaatatcaattttagtAACTAAATAACTCACAAAATACAGAGGTTCGGTTTCAGGTTAATCTTGTTGTACATAGTCAATCGATGATGATTGTGCTAATGCTAGATATCCGTTGGTTTGAAGGTGCAAAAAAACTCTCTTCGAGTGATTAATGTTTCATTTCGTTGCCCTTTCTCTGAAGTtcctgttaaaaaaaattatataaaaaaaaaacttgcaagTATTTGCAGCTAATTTATCTTATATTCGATAGCCCACATGTTTCTCCAAATATagaaagtaaaattattctttAGCGTTCTTTACCAAAGACTATGGAGGACTGTGTGGCAAAAAGTATCCATTTTTTAGCGATTCAATTGTAACTAAGGATtgtgaattattaaattatttttttgtgttactTAAAACTATAATCAAAAGTACTTACCACAAGCTTGATTATCCATattgaaatctatactaatattataagtgcgaaagtatctctgtctgtctgtctgtctgtctcgctttcacgccaaaactactgaaccgattgcaatgaaattttgtacacagttattctagagtctgagaaaggacataggctacattttgatgtgggaaaatatcttatttccatgaaaatatcgatgaaaattaattcgcattgcgcgtggccagcgctcatcccgggggtcctgggttcgagctcgcaggcggaacaaaaagttttcaatgttcctgggtcttggatgtgtattaaaataatatttcaaaaatattaaatatattttatgtatattattataaaaaatccagaaatatatcgatgcaatgaacattttagttctaatacgattcaacagatggcgttttattttttacttcattgtaacatagaactaatcatacttattagttattatgtttttgtttatagtttttaatacgttagaatattatgtttaataatattatcacttggtataataataatcaatctatcttatcttatagaactcctactgcatttctaaggagttcgagtgtaccgtgttggcctatattccatccagaaaatatatcaatgcaatcaacattttaattctaatatatgaaaacagatggcgttttattttttacttcattattgtaacagaactaatcttaacttactttattatatattattgtttttattcataactaactgttgcccgcgacttcgtccgcgtggactttagtttatagcgcgcggtgtcaacaaaatttgtgtcaaattcaaaaactttttacaaccctagtaagtggtacccctcttagggccgcgctacaacggaatggcagcgctgaaagtgctcgcctagccgctgccattccggtgtagcgcggcccttaattaatcaaaatacccaaaaacagctgtgctgtgtgcacataatctatactaatattataaatgcgaaaatatctctgtctgtctgtctgtctgtcagtctcgctttcacgccaaacgccaaaactaccgaaccgattgtaatgaaattttgtatacagatagtctaaagcctgaaaaaggacatatgctacttttttactggaaaaaagggttgtaagggtcgtaaatttgttcaaaaaattcataatagatggcgccgtgcgtcttctacatcgcgctgacgcttgctcaaaagtctttctataagaggtggtatcatcttacatttaagtctcaatttttttttattgttatatctattctacggtattaaataactcagtactttatctgtgcaggcagtgacgtaaccttaagaccaaatttcaccaacgactgttaaagttaatgttcgaattagtatcacgttagctgtttcgtttttcatatgaatgaaagagaagacaggacattttaacaggctgttaacactaacagacgttggtgaaattatggctaaacctatcaatgataaatagtttatgggtaaagttgtgtaattgggggggttataagctttaaaatttggcataaaatataaagtttaatataaaaaaatgaagtacttattgtgtgcacactgcacagctgtattgatttaaggggtaccagggtttttttataaaagcttttgacaccaattttgttgacattacgcgctataaactgaagtccacgcggacaaagtcgcgggcaacagctagttataaaataattcggTTCCGACCACAAAATATTTCACTTCTAAAAGCACAGAAAACACAACCGCTCAGAATAGTCGTAAGAAACAACTAACATAACAAGTTTCTACCTCCTATTGTATTATTTGCCCGGCGTGTGGTGACCGTTTTTTTTGTCTATTGTGTAGTCAAAAGGTAAATGAAGTGTTTGGCAAAGAAAAACAGCTTAATTTACATGTACCTAAAATTCTTTTTGTCAAGCTAGATACCTCAAAAGGCCCTGTGTGCGGCGTCATCTGaccacctccgtggctcaatggttagagtgtgtggcaaccaCGGCAACTcataagccgggggtcgcgggttcgaatcccgccgacggaacaaaaagtttttcaatgttcctgggtcatggatgtgtattaaatatgtgtatgatataataaaaatcttaaatatatgtatagtataaaagtattaaatatatgtatttccgttgtctggtacctgtaacacaagtccttcaggtacttagcacgggaccagactgacgtggtgtgaagcgtccatagatattattatattattattattattaaggatgggttgcaccagaggcgtggttaaactTAAAGTTATGATCaaattatggttatagttaaggctaatttaactttaaccttacctttgaccacagaatttgacagaagacgttgctggcacttgctggtccgacaaggctttataaaaacgtgggcgggggcgcttcctggtaaaggagaactgtcaaaaatggcgtttttgtatgatgacagcgttagttccttttttcgccacgtgctttaaagccttgtcgagctctatggttatggttaagtatggcgtcttgatggcgtccatttttaactttaaccaaagatttgacattttgcattgtagttaaagttacagttatagttaaagtacttactttaactataactgtaactttaactacaatgcaaaatggtgcaacccaccctaaatgtccaaacattttttttacaaatgttTTATAAGAGTATTCGCGACGACAAattgataatacataataatatgttgagtGTTGACTAACGTGTGGTGTCATGACTCATGGTGTGTTGTGTGTTGTAGAGGAGTGCGCGAGCGTgagcgcgggcggcgcgcgggTGTGGGACGGGCTGCCGCGCACCGCCGTCGCCGCGCCGCACGCCAGACCGCACCCGCTATACGTGAGTACCTCCCGCTTCTATAACGGCTGTTCCCAATAtacaatctatctctggtttgacatgcaaccgatcgcagctaacattgaattgacataaaatatattacgtcTCTAATtaggttttgccctactagagatagaaatagctcacattagacatgtgagctattcctatctctagtagggtaaaaccagagatagatctaatattgggaacggccgtaatacTACTGCCACTTGTTCGTCGACCATTTGGTACAAATTATTAGCTGTTTGAAATTTGATTTAtacatgtaacaaaactaagtgataatactttagggtttgtatgttttccttatatagagttcgctgtgaaagtggcagcgctgaaagaccaaattgcTTTTacagttttgtatgggcaagcgccccagcgtcataagtttccccatacaaaagtaaaataaaatgttggtctttcagcaggAGTGTCTGTGTTcctgctgaaagaccaaaatttttttcacctaaaatattattactcagttttgttacacttgtaGATCACGggaaaaataattgttatataCGTTTACTTactcgtttttattttatttatttatttaggtggCAAACAGTcattaacaaatatttataaatgttttatCTACAACTAGATATATAGTACCTTAacttaaatagaaaaaaatacattaaaaaatacaacTACATTAATCTTGTTTTTCTTAAGTATTACCATAGACATAACGTAACCGTAAACCTCGATCGcgtgttgcaacttgcagctGGAGTATGGGGTGGAGCCGGAGTCGCTGCGCGTGGGGGCGGAGCCGCCGCCGCACGCCGCCAGCGACCACACGCCTACACAACAGATGGACGCCATTCGGTCAGTCCATACACTTACTTCCATTTTAGACCCAGTTTAACCTCTATCTTAAAAATCCTCTTTTATGTAAAAAGTATAGCAATTAATGGTAAAGtagttttatttgtaataattattttattatgttcagGTTTATCGAGAGTCTTCTCGTCGTTAAACAAGGGGAAAACATTTTACTTTATCATAACCAGAAAccatatttagggcctgttcaCCACATCCTGATAAGTGGCGGATAGGATATCTACAAAGATAGTGTATGCCGTATGGATCATCTgacaaataagttgtggatagcctatccggcacttatctgGAAGTGGAGAAACAGGACCTAAATATACTATGTTTGTTACAATGGGaaagctatgcttcggcacgaatgggccggctcgacaggataaataccacgttctcacagaaaaccggcgtgaaacagcgcttgcgctgtgtttcgccgagtgagtgagtttaccggaggcccaatcccctaccctattccctttcctaccctcccctattcccttccctacccgcccctattccctcttaaaaggccggcaacgcacatgcagctcttctgattctgcgagtgtccatgggcgacggaagttgctttccatcaggtgacccgtatgctcgtttgcccccttatttcataaaaaaaaaaaaaaacgatttctaCAATTCCACAAAAACTACAATGTGTAACGACGTGTTGTGTCATGTGTGTACCAGGTACATGTACCTGGGCGGCGGGCGGTGCGCGGCGCGGTGGCGGCGGTGCGGGCGGTGCGGCGCGCGCGCCCTCCCTGCGCCTCGCCCCGCCAGACACCCCCTGCAGCGCGCCCACGACGCCCGCTTCCTGCCCGCCTGCAGGTACCGCTACATATAATATACACTTCCAGCTCGTTCGGACTAATATAAagagactagatgtcccgcgccgcgcgg
This genomic window from Aricia agestis chromosome 2, ilAriAges1.1, whole genome shotgun sequence contains:
- the LOC121738405 gene encoding mediator of RNA polymerase II transcription subunit 16, which translates into the protein MELIYSMRRKPLKCEPPHFDSTQDPEIIRPLCTISSCNIIAFTSVTELSDCDGETWGGYVYVCDLDTPWDSHKVTSTVHPVSALEWDGEGKQLLVGTTVGEVSVYGQKDYLLNEWTCLYSANFAGERIIKASFFHNGRRFVTLEKKPDAPIPERIQMLRSAPTLKGFGGVACAGAVVVTATGLVGALTPGEGGAALTATDCLRGARDHVVCASIAHKGSTVLVAAAWRRGRRRGVRCAAGALARPLALRLSPLPALQLADDAAGVPVSVAWWLRDDGEALLVAGTQLALWKLAERAYPVHKLLAKGQGGTAPVGPPKTADCFNTVSWQQTCSWALEAEGGSGCAGVTCVSAARTPLGAAHAVLATPHHLHLLARDTHHYLLSRPVGTGGGAGAAPEASAGAGTPPKKTKYGDAVCAQGGGAGSGGGATVRAADMSALGGVVVCVDSRSQLHAWRVAAPAADIPTPLSVTATAGALEYALVAGLDALDLLVTLKPNVVDAVCERLTENFQRQPAAFQQYYYHGWLKLRIALYSLSAGGSGSAAALTALQMCHAAWAAGAAAARPDPDAPAPLAALLDDAPDDKSLLALEAKLDTSSDPALPAALQPLQGLRRPLQRAVHTVLTALAALHAAGGAAAPGGYELWADAAAVSLLRRLVLAARACGCGGDALSRPLARLAAALTAAPPAAATAKPDLLEECASVSAGGARVWDGLPRTAVAAPHARPHPLYLEYGVEPESLRVGAEPPPHAASDHTPTQQMDAIRYMYLGGGRCAARWRRCGRCGARALPAPRPARHPLQRAHDARFLPACRCGGKWTLFSNV